One window from the genome of Pyrobaculum ferrireducens encodes:
- a CDS encoding coiled-coil domain-containing protein, which translates to MSGELGAFVYDALKTAVEHVVGKLKEGKKLTTEDIFLLYLGSILREMGELRTEIARLEQRLDETNRRIDETNRRIDEMNKRIDAVADLLSKRIDSLQTILLDIQKLLIELVKTK; encoded by the coding sequence ATGTCGGGCGAGCTCGGCGCCTTTGTCTACGATGCGCTTAAGACCGCAGTAGAGCACGTCGTTGGTAAGCTTAAGGAGGGCAAAAAGCTCACCACAGAGGACATCTTCCTCCTCTACCTAGGATCCATATTGAGAGAAATGGGCGAATTGCGGACCGAAATAGCCAGACTAGAGCAGAGACTCGACGAAACAAATAGAAGAATAGACGAGACAAATAGGAGAATCGACGAAATGAACAAAAGGATAGATGCCGTCGCAGACTTGCTAAGTAAGAGAATAGACTCTCTACAAACTATTCTTCTTGACATACAGAAGCTCCTTATAGAACTAGTAAAGACAAAATAG
- a CDS encoding elongator complex protein 3 yields the protein MASGVHVVALMTEPFPCPGRCTFCPSAEGVPKSYMPDSPVVLRAKRSRYDPYLQTAGRIKVYLMNGHLPSKIEAVVMGGTFGALPRWYREWFVANVFKALNDYPNWAGSADPAPDLEAEQLRNESAAMRLVAITVETRPDFVDAGEVDFLLRLGVTRVELGVQSIYDDVLARVGRGHGAAEVVRATALLKDSAYKVCYHLMPGLPGSDPDRDLEMVREVFSNPDFMPDCVKIYPTYVVPGTALYEEWRRGAYRSYDEETWLDLLARIYAAVPRWARVMRLGRDIPLHHVVDGPRWGNMRQVVLRHMERLGLRCVEIRCREAGVKLANGLPIQPGPVEVRRVEYVASGGVEVFLEAVGPDDTLYGILRLRIPHGPHRPELRGAALVRELHVYGPEVPVGAEGGWWQHRGIGRSLMERAEEIAAEFAKRVAVISGVGARPYFRKLGYERCGPYMCKELSAS from the coding sequence ATGGCGAGCGGCGTGCATGTAGTGGCTCTGATGACAGAGCCGTTTCCGTGTCCGGGCCGGTGTACCTTCTGCCCGTCGGCGGAGGGGGTTCCCAAGTCCTACATGCCCGACAGCCCGGTGGTTCTCCGTGCCAAGAGGAGCCGATACGATCCCTATCTGCAGACCGCTGGCCGTATCAAAGTGTATCTTATGAACGGCCACCTCCCGTCGAAGATCGAGGCTGTGGTGATGGGGGGCACCTTCGGCGCCTTGCCGCGGTGGTACCGGGAGTGGTTTGTGGCTAACGTCTTCAAGGCGCTGAACGACTACCCCAACTGGGCGGGCTCGGCGGATCCGGCGCCGGATTTGGAGGCCGAGCAGCTTAGGAACGAGTCGGCGGCTATGCGCCTCGTCGCGATCACGGTGGAGACGCGGCCCGACTTCGTGGACGCGGGAGAGGTGGACTTCCTACTGAGGCTGGGAGTGACTAGGGTTGAGCTGGGCGTCCAGTCTATATACGACGACGTACTTGCGAGGGTTGGGAGGGGCCACGGCGCCGCCGAGGTGGTTAGGGCGACGGCTCTTTTGAAGGATTCGGCTTACAAGGTCTGCTACCACCTGATGCCGGGCCTGCCGGGGAGCGATCCAGACCGCGACTTGGAGATGGTGAGGGAGGTGTTTTCAAACCCGGACTTCATGCCGGACTGCGTCAAGATATACCCCACGTACGTGGTGCCGGGGACTGCGTTGTACGAGGAGTGGCGCCGCGGGGCGTACCGAAGCTACGACGAGGAGACTTGGCTTGACCTCCTGGCGAGGATATACGCGGCGGTGCCCAGATGGGCCAGGGTCATGCGCCTCGGCCGCGACATCCCTCTGCACCACGTTGTGGACGGCCCCAGGTGGGGGAACATGAGGCAGGTGGTGCTCCGGCATATGGAGAGGCTTGGGCTGAGGTGTGTGGAGATCCGCTGTAGGGAGGCCGGCGTGAAGCTGGCCAACGGCCTGCCGATTCAGCCCGGCCCGGTGGAGGTTAGGCGCGTCGAGTACGTGGCGTCGGGGGGCGTGGAGGTTTTTCTAGAGGCGGTGGGGCCCGACGACACTCTCTACGGGATTCTGCGGCTGAGGATCCCCCACGGCCCCCACAGGCCCGAGCTCCGGGGGGCGGCCTTGGTTAGAGAGCTCCACGTCTACGGCCCCGAGGTGCCCGTCGGCGCGGAGGGGGGCTGGTGGCAGCACAGAGGTATAGGCAGGTCTTTGATGGAGAGGGCGGAGGAGATCGCCGCGGAGTTCGCGAAGAGGGTGGCTGTGATCAGCGGCGTCGGCGCGAGGCCCTACTTCCGCAAGCTGGGGTACGAGAGGTGCGGTCCATATATGTGTAAAGAGCTCTCAGCCTCGTAG